CATCGCCATCTGCAGCGGCGAGACGCGCACGCTGGCCTGCCCGAACGCGCTCAGCATGAGCTGGGCGGTCGAGTCGACGTCGGGGTACTGGCTCGCGGTGGCGCGCATCGGGACCTCGATCGCGTCACCGAAGCCGTACTCGTCCGCGACGGACTTGATCGTGTCGTACCCGAGCTTCTGGCCGAGCTCGGCGAACGGGATGTTGCACGAGAACTGGATCGCCGTCCGGAGCTTCACCGTGTCGCCACCGCCGCAGGAGCCGCCCTCGGCGTTGTTGATGTACGAGCTGGTGCCCGGCAGCTGCAGGCGCGACGGGTTCGGGAACTCGGAGTCGAGCGAGTACTTGCCGTCCTTGAGCGCGGCGGAGGCCACGACGAGCTTGAAGACCGATCCCGGCGTGTACAGGTCACCGCCGATCGCCCGGTTCTGCAGCGGGGTCGGGGTCTGCTGCAGCAGGGCGTCGTACTGCTGCTTGACCTGCGCGGTGTCGTGCGAGGTCAGGGCGTTCGGGTCGTACGCCGGCTTCGACACCATCGCCAGGATCTTGCCCGTGCTGGGCTGGATCGCAACGACCGCACCGCTGTTCTCGCCGAGTGCGTCGTACGCGGCCTGCTGCACGTCCGGGTCGATGGTGAGGTTGACGTTGTCGCCCTGGACGTCCTGCCCGGTGAGGATCGCGTTGAGGTTCTGGAAGAACGACGCGTCGGAGTTGCCGGAGAGCACGGCGTTCTCGGCGCTCTCGATACCCGTGTTGCCCTGGCCGATCGTGAAGTAGCCGGTCACGGCGGAGTACAGCGCACCGTTCGTGTACTTGCGCTGGTACTGGTACTGGTCGTCGGAGGGGGTCGACTCGGCGATCGGGCTGCCGTCGACCAGGATCGCGCCGCGCTTGGTCGAGTAGCTGTCCAGGATCGTGCGGGAGTTCCGCGAGTCGGCACGCAGGGTGTCGGCGGCGAAGAACTGGATCGAGGTCGTCGACACGAAGAGCGCGACGAACATGAGCACGATGACGGTCGAGACGCCGCGGAGCTGTCGGTTCACCGGGTGCGCTCCTTCCTGGTCGTCGCACCGCGTCCGGAACGGCCACGGGCGGCGGGGACCGCGCCCTGCTGGACGCGCTGTTCTGCGGGGATCGAGTCGGTCAGTCGCAGCAGCATCGCCGCGATGATCCAGTTCGCGATGAGCGACGAGCCACCCGCGGCCATGAAGGGTGTGGTCAGACCGGTCACCGGGATGATCCGGGTGATGCCGCCGACGACGACGAACACCTGCAGGGCGATGATGAAGCCGAAGCCGACACCGAGCAGCTTGCCGAAGTCGTCCTGCGCCATGAAGGCCACGCGGAGGCCCCGCGACGCCAGCACGATGAACAGGGCGAGGATCGCGAAGACGCCGATCAGCCCGAGTTCCTCGCCGAGCGACGCGACGATGTAGTCCGCGTTGGCGACGGGCGTGATGTACGGACGGCCCTGACCGAGGCCGGTGCCCGTGATGCCGCCGTTCGCGAAGCCGAACAGGCCCTGGACGAGCTGGTAGCTGCCCTGGGTCTGTCGGTCGAAGATCGCCTGGTCGAACGGGTCGAGCCACTGCTCGAAGCGACCCCGCACGTAGACCAGGACCGACTGCGCGACGAGGGCACCGCCGACGAACAGCCCGAGCCCGATGACGACCCAGCCGAGCCGGGCGGTCGCGACGTAGATCATCACGAGGAACAGGCCGAAGTAGAGCAGCGCCGTGCCGAGGTCGCGCTGGAACACCAGGACGGCCATGGCCGACGCCCACATCACCAGGATCGGGCCGAGGTCACGGGCGCGCGGGAACGTCATGCCGGCGAACTTCTTGCCGACGATCGACAGCGAGTCCCGGGCGGTGACGAGGTACCCGGCGAAGAACAGCGCCATCGTGATCTTCGCGAGCTCACCGGGCTGGAACGAGAACGGGCCGACGCGGATCCACACGCGGGCGCCCCCGACGTTCTCCCCGATGCCGGGGAGCATCGGGAGGAGCAGCAGCGCGATCGTCGCGAACATGAAGATGTAGCGGTAGCGCTGCAGGAAGCGGTGGTTGCGGACCGCGACGACGGTGATCGTCGCCAGGACCATCGCGAGCATCGTCCAGACGATCTGCTTGACGCCGATCGCGTCCCAGCCGGTCAGGCCGTTGTGCACGTCGATGCGGTAGATCTCGGCGATGCCGATGCCGTTGAGCACCAGGGCGATGGGCAGCACGAACGGGTCCGCGTGCTTCGCGACGACGCGGAGCACCACGTGCATGACGAGCGCGAGGCCGAGGATCCCGCCGCCGACCCAGAGCACACCGGTGTCGAAGATGCGGCCCTTCGTGCCGAGCTGGACGAGCACCATCGCGCCGGCGCAGATGCCGCACGCGATGACGAGCAGCACGAGCTCGAGGTTCCGGGCCCGGGCCGGCTCCCGCAGCTTGATGGTGATCGCCTGCGTGAAGGACTGCGCGGTCGCGGTGCTCATCGGCCGTCCCCCGGGCTCTCGGACGGCGAGGCGCTGCCGGACGGCGAGGCGCTGCCCGACGGTGACCCCGACCGGGTCGGGGTGGGCGACGGCGACGAGTCCGCATCGCCGCCCGTGCCGGCCTGGTCCTGGCCGGTCTCGGCGGCCTTCCGCAGCCGGTCCACGATGTCGCGCGCGTCGGAGAGCGAGGTCGCGTTGATCGTCGACCGCACGTTCTCGCGCGTGTAGTCCGGGAGCGACGTGACCGAGATGTCGGTGTCCTCGTAGACGTCCGACAGCGCGATCGGCCCGATCGACTGCTGCACGCCCTGGTAGATGGCGACCGTGCCGCGGTCGGTGCCGACGTAGTAGTGCGCCTGGGTGATCCGCCAGCCCAGGAACACCGCCCCCACGAGGGCCGCGACGGCGACGACGAGCGCGATCGACCAGGCCACGCGGCGTCGGATGCGCCGACGGCGGTCCTCGGCGATGAGCTCGGCGAAGTACTGGTCGGACTCGGGCTCGAAGTGGGAGTCCTCCGGCACGGCGCTCACCTTGAGCGGGTGGAGCAGGATCGTGGGGAGGCGGATCGGCTTGCGACCGGTCGACGCCTCGAAGGTCAGGGGTGCCGCGGCGGAACCGACCGTGGTGGCGGCGGCGTCGTCGTCCTCGGGTTCCGTGTCGGTGACGTCCATCACGACGACGGTCACGTTGTCCGGGGCACCGTGGTCGAGCGTCTCCTTGACCAGGCGCTGCGTCACCTGGTTCGCGTCCATGGTCGACGCGAGCGCGTGCCGGATCCGCTCCTCGGCCAGGTACGACGACAGACCGTCCGAGCAGAGCAGCCAGCGGTCGCCGGTCTGGATGTCCATGACGGCGGTGTCGACCTCGGGGGCGGCGTCGACGTCGCCGAGCACGCGCATGAGCACCGAGCGCCGGGGGTGGACGGCGGCTTCCTCCGGCGTGATGCGACCGCTGTCGACGAGGCGCTGCACGAAGGTGTGGTCGGAGGTGATCTGCTGCAGCTCGCCGTCGCGCAGGCGGTAGATGCGGGAGTCGCCGATGTGCGCGATGGCGATCTGCTCGCCGACCCGGATGAGTGCGGACACCGTGGTGCCCATGCCGGTGAGTTCCTGGTGCTCGAACACCGTCTCGGTGATGAGCTGGTTCGCGGCGATGAGCGCGGACTGCAGGGCGAACTCGGCATCGTGCGCGGACGGGAACTCGCGGTCGACCTCGCGGATGCGGCGGATGGCGATCGCGGACGCGACGTCGCCGCCGGCGTGGCCGCCCATGCCGTCCGCGACGGCGAAGAGGTGCGTGCCGGCGTAGCCGGAGTCCTGGTTGTTGGCGCGGATGCGCCCCACGTGGGACACAGCGGCGCTCAGCGTGCGAGCCGTCATGTCCCGGTTACCGCCGCAGCTCGAACGTCGTCGTCCCGATCGTGATCGGCGTCCGTTCCGCGATGGTCACGGGCCCGGTCACCTTCTGACCGTTGACGAACGTGCCGTTCGTGGACTCGAGGTCGGACAGGACCCAGCCCTCGCCGCGGAGGTCGAGGCGGGCGTGGTTGGTCGACGTGTAGTCGTCGCGGATGACGACGTTCGACTCGCTGGAGCGTCCGATGGTGATCGGACCGCCGCCGAGGGGCATCTCCATGCCCTCGCGGGAGCCCTCGGTGATGACGAGGCGCGTCGCGACGCCGGTCGACGGTGCGGAGCCGGACTGCTGCTGTGTCGGGCCCGCGGGTTGGCCGATCAGCTCCGTGAACGCGCCGGGCGCTGCGGCTGCAGGAGCTGCGGCGGCGGGCACGGTCGGCGTCGTCGGTGCGGACGCTCCGGCCTTCGGGTCGGTCGGGATGGTGCGGACGCGTTGGCCGAACAGGTCGCTCCGCAGGGCGAAGACGATGACGAACACGAACAGCCACAGCACCGCGAGGAAGGCGAAGCGCAGGACGAGCAGGGTCAGGCCCGTGGTCATCGCGCACCTCCGTCGTTCTCCGGGATCACCCGGAACACCATACGGGTACGACCGATCTCGATGGTGGAGTCCGGCTCGACGATGGCCTGCTGGAAGCGTTCGCCGTTCAGCTTCGACCCGTTCGTGGACCCGAGGTCGTTGGCCTGCGCGTGCTTGCCGTCCCAGATGATCTCGACGTGCTTCCGACTCGTCCCGGTGTCGGCGACGGTGATGTCCGCGTCGGTGCCGCGCCCGATCACGGTGCGGCCGCGGTGCAGCCGGTGGCGCTGCGACCCGATGTCGAGCACGGCGACCCACGCCACGTCACGCTGCACCGTCGACGAGTCGACCTGCAGGATGCCGGTGGACAGCGTGCCGTCCTGCTGCAGCGTGATCGAGACCGGTCCGGAGAAGGAGTAGTTCTGAGCCACCGCGTGCTGCTGCACCATCTGCGACAGCTCGTCGATGAGCGGGCGCCCGATGTCGTTCATCCGCGTGTGGTCCGGCGGCGCGAGGCGCACCGTGAACTCGTTCGGGACGAGGATCCGCTCGCGGGAGACCACGGCGGCCTTCGTGTCGAGCTCCCGCCGCAGCGCGCTGGAGATCTCGACGGGCTGCACGCCGGAGCGGAAGGTCTTCGCGAAGGTGCCGTTGACGGCGCGCTCCAACCCTCGCTCGAAGCTGTCCAAGAGGCCCATGTGTCTCCGTGTTCGTCGGTCAGGGACCACTGCATGGTAGTGGGTGGCGCTCGTGCCCGTCTGTGCGTGGTCACGGGCACCCTCCGTCGCGTGCTAGTGTTGCCGGGCTGGCGCGAGTGGCGGAATTGGTAGACGCGCACGGTTCAGGTCCGTGTGCTGGAAACGGCGTGGGGGTTCAAGTCCCCCCTCGCGCACCAGGTGAGGAACGGCCCCCGGAGGAATCCGGGGGCCGTTCCGCGTTCCGGCGCCGATGCTCCCCACGACCGGCCTGGAGGCTCGTCCCACCTCCGTCCGTCGGCCGCAGCCGTGCACGGATCGGGTCCGCCTCGGCGCGCCGACCGGGTCGGCCCACCGACCCCGTGGTGACCGCCGGCCTGCCCGTTCTGGGGGTTGCCCCTCCGCTGCCGCTCTCCGCACACTGATCGGCGTCGTACCGGGTCGTGCCGGTGCGCCTGCTCCTGGAGGACCCATGCGGACGTCGTCCGTGACCGCTGCCGTGGTCGCACTCGGGACCGCGCTCGTCGCGGTCGTCACCACCAGCGTCGGGGTCGCCCCCGCGCACGCCGCGCCGTCGTGCCGCGGTGACCGGATCACGGTCGCCGAGCTGTCCGGTGGCTGCGTCGTCGCGTCCGGCTCGGTCGTGCTCCCCGACGGTCGCGTCTTCGCGGTGCCCGACGCCGGCACGACGGTGACGGCGCTGCCCGTGGCGACGACGACCGGTGGTGACCCCGGGGACGCCTCGGTGACGAACACCGGCGCGGCAGGCATCGCCGTGGCGATCGACGGCCGCTGGTCCGGCGCCCCTGCTGCCGTCCGGCGGGTGCTCGCACTGCGCGAGGGCCGCGTCGCCGCCGGGCACGACGCCGGTGCGGGTGCGGCCACGACCGGCACCGGATCGGCGGCCTCGAGCTGCACGGACCGGTCCTACACGCTCCTGGCGTACCGCTGGACGAGGGACGTCCGGTGGTGGTCGAACCCGACGGGAGCGAAGGCGGCGGACCGCGTGGCGATCCGCGCGGGTGCGACGGCGTGGAGCGGACGGCTCGGGACCTGCGGGCGCTCGATCACGTCGAGTGCCGCGAACACCTGGGTCAGCACGACGGCGAGGACCCCCGCGGTCTCGAGCACCGGGGGCTGCGGCGACCCCGACCGTCGGAGCGTCACCGGCTGGGGCTCCCTGCCCGCGGGCACGCTCGCGACCACGTGCGTGTGGTCGCAGGACGGCATCGCGGTCGAGGCGGACCAGCGCTACTCGACCCGGTACGCGTGGTCGTCGACGGCGACGTGCTCCGGGAACCGGTACGACCTGCGCGGCGTCGCGACGCACGAGTGGGGGCACGCGTACGGCCTCGGGCACACCGCAGCCTCGTCGGCCCTCGTCATGAAGCCCGCGGCCGCGCCGTGCGACGTCGCCCAGCGCAGCCTCGGGCTCGGGGACGCCCTGGGCATCGACGCCCGGTACTGACGATCGCCACCGGTGCCAGGCGCCGGCGCACACCGGCCACCGCCGCCGCGGGACGCGCAGGTCGCGGGACCCTGCACTCTCTAGGATCGACCGCATGACGAGCACGATGCCGGGCTTCGGCTCCGCGCGGATCACCCAGATCGGGTTGCGCGACCGCGTGTACGACCGGGTGCTCGAGGTGCTCATGGGGCACGACGTCGAGCCCGGGATGCGCCTGTCGATCGACGGTCTCGCCCGGACGCTCGGCGTCTCCCCGACCCCGGTGCGCGAGGCCCTCGTGCAGCTCGAGCGGACCGGCCTGGTCACGCGCGAGGCCAACAAGGGGTACCGCGTCGCGCCGCCGCTCGCCGGCGACCAGCTCGAGGCGCTGTTCGACGCGCGGCTCATCGTCGAGAGCGGGGCGGTCGAGCTCGCG
The sequence above is drawn from the Curtobacterium sp. MR_MD2014 genome and encodes:
- a CDS encoding peptidoglycan D,D-transpeptidase FtsI family protein; the protein is MNRQLRGVSTVIVLMFVALFVSTTSIQFFAADTLRADSRNSRTILDSYSTKRGAILVDGSPIAESTPSDDQYQYQRKYTNGALYSAVTGYFTIGQGNTGIESAENAVLSGNSDASFFQNLNAILTGQDVQGDNVNLTIDPDVQQAAYDALGENSGAVVAIQPSTGKILAMVSKPAYDPNALTSHDTAQVKQQYDALLQQTPTPLQNRAIGGDLYTPGSVFKLVVASAALKDGKYSLDSEFPNPSRLQLPGTSSYINNAEGGSCGGGDTVKLRTAIQFSCNIPFAELGQKLGYDTIKSVADEYGFGDAIEVPMRATASQYPDVDSTAQLMLSAFGQASVRVSPLQMAMVSAGIANGGKVMQPSLVDSITTSDLKTVESFSPKQYSDPLSGSEAADLTEAMQSVVSGGTGTNAKIDGVDVAGKTGTAEGGTGDPYTLWFTGFAPAKNPEVAVAVVVGNGGGLGQSGVGNTVAAPVAKKVMEAVLNK
- a CDS encoding FtsW/RodA/SpoVE family cell cycle protein; its protein translation is MSTATAQSFTQAITIKLREPARARNLELVLLVIACGICAGAMVLVQLGTKGRIFDTGVLWVGGGILGLALVMHVVLRVVAKHADPFVLPIALVLNGIGIAEIYRIDVHNGLTGWDAIGVKQIVWTMLAMVLATITVVAVRNHRFLQRYRYIFMFATIALLLLPMLPGIGENVGGARVWIRVGPFSFQPGELAKITMALFFAGYLVTARDSLSIVGKKFAGMTFPRARDLGPILVMWASAMAVLVFQRDLGTALLYFGLFLVMIYVATARLGWVVIGLGLFVGGALVAQSVLVYVRGRFEQWLDPFDQAIFDRQTQGSYQLVQGLFGFANGGITGTGLGQGRPYITPVANADYIVASLGEELGLIGVFAILALFIVLASRGLRVAFMAQDDFGKLLGVGFGFIIALQVFVVVGGITRIIPVTGLTTPFMAAGGSSLIANWIIAAMLLRLTDSIPAEQRVQQGAVPAARGRSGRGATTRKERTR
- a CDS encoding Stp1/IreP family PP2C-type Ser/Thr phosphatase, which produces MTARTLSAAVSHVGRIRANNQDSGYAGTHLFAVADGMGGHAGGDVASAIAIRRIREVDREFPSAHDAEFALQSALIAANQLITETVFEHQELTGMGTTVSALIRVGEQIAIAHIGDSRIYRLRDGELQQITSDHTFVQRLVDSGRITPEEAAVHPRRSVLMRVLGDVDAAPEVDTAVMDIQTGDRWLLCSDGLSSYLAEERIRHALASTMDANQVTQRLVKETLDHGAPDNVTVVVMDVTDTEPEDDDAAATTVGSAAAPLTFEASTGRKPIRLPTILLHPLKVSAVPEDSHFEPESDQYFAELIAEDRRRRIRRRVAWSIALVVAVAALVGAVFLGWRITQAHYYVGTDRGTVAIYQGVQQSIGPIALSDVYEDTDISVTSLPDYTRENVRSTINATSLSDARDIVDRLRKAAETGQDQAGTGGDADSSPSPTPTRSGSPSGSASPSGSASPSESPGDGR
- a CDS encoding FHA domain-containing protein FhaB/FipA translates to MTTGLTLLVLRFAFLAVLWLFVFVIVFALRSDLFGQRVRTIPTDPKAGASAPTTPTVPAAAAPAAAAPGAFTELIGQPAGPTQQQSGSAPSTGVATRLVITEGSREGMEMPLGGGPITIGRSSESNVVIRDDYTSTNHARLDLRGEGWVLSDLESTNGTFVNGQKVTGPVTIAERTPITIGTTTFELRR
- a CDS encoding FhaA domain-containing protein; the encoded protein is MGLLDSFERGLERAVNGTFAKTFRSGVQPVEISSALRRELDTKAAVVSRERILVPNEFTVRLAPPDHTRMNDIGRPLIDELSQMVQQHAVAQNYSFSGPVSITLQQDGTLSTGILQVDSSTVQRDVAWVAVLDIGSQRHRLHRGRTVIGRGTDADITVADTGTSRKHVEIIWDGKHAQANDLGSTNGSKLNGERFQQAIVEPDSTIEIGRTRMVFRVIPENDGGAR
- a CDS encoding matrixin family metalloprotease, whose translation is MRTSSVTAAVVALGTALVAVVTTSVGVAPAHAAPSCRGDRITVAELSGGCVVASGSVVLPDGRVFAVPDAGTTVTALPVATTTGGDPGDASVTNTGAAGIAVAIDGRWSGAPAAVRRVLALREGRVAAGHDAGAGAATTGTGSAASSCTDRSYTLLAYRWTRDVRWWSNPTGAKAADRVAIRAGATAWSGRLGTCGRSITSSAANTWVSTTARTPAVSSTGGCGDPDRRSVTGWGSLPAGTLATTCVWSQDGIAVEADQRYSTRYAWSSTATCSGNRYDLRGVATHEWGHAYGLGHTAASSALVMKPAAAPCDVAQRSLGLGDALGIDARY